One Streptomyces fagopyri DNA window includes the following coding sequences:
- the dxr gene encoding 1-deoxy-D-xylulose-5-phosphate reductoisomerase → MSDSPAPLADPHLVFDPVDGVRDVVILGSTGSIGTQAIDLVLRNPDRFRVTGLSAAGGRVALLAEQAHRLRVRTVAVAREDVVPALREALAARYTAGEPLPEILAGADAATHLAGSDGHTVLNGITGSIGLAPTLAALEAGRTLALANKESLIVGGPLVKALAKPGQIIPVDSEHAALFQALAAGTRADVRKLVVTASGGPFRGRTKAELANVTPADALAHPTWAMGPVITINSATLVNKGLEVIEAHLLYDIPFDRIEVVVHPQSYVHSMVEYTDGSTLAQATPPDMRGPIAIGLGWPERVPDAAPACDWTKASSWEFFPLDNEAFPSVGLARHVGRLAGTAPAVFNAANEECVDAFLNGTLPFNGIMETVTRVVEEHGTPRSGTSLTVADVLEAETWARARARALTAQTTTAEARA, encoded by the coding sequence ATGAGCGACAGTCCAGCCCCCCTCGCTGATCCGCATCTCGTCTTCGACCCCGTGGACGGAGTCAGGGATGTCGTGATCCTCGGCTCCACCGGGTCGATCGGGACCCAGGCCATCGACCTCGTGCTGCGCAACCCCGACCGCTTCCGCGTCACCGGGCTCTCCGCCGCCGGCGGCAGGGTCGCACTGCTCGCCGAGCAGGCCCACCGACTGCGGGTGCGTACGGTCGCGGTCGCGCGCGAGGACGTCGTACCCGCGCTGCGGGAGGCGCTGGCCGCCCGGTACACGGCCGGTGAACCGCTCCCCGAGATCCTCGCGGGAGCCGACGCCGCCACCCACCTCGCCGGATCCGACGGTCACACCGTCCTCAACGGCATCACCGGCTCCATCGGCCTCGCCCCCACCCTCGCCGCCCTGGAGGCGGGCCGCACCCTCGCGCTCGCCAACAAGGAGTCGCTCATCGTCGGCGGCCCGCTGGTGAAGGCGCTGGCCAAGCCGGGGCAGATCATTCCGGTCGACTCCGAGCACGCGGCCCTGTTCCAGGCACTGGCGGCCGGCACCCGCGCGGACGTCCGCAAGCTGGTCGTGACCGCCTCCGGTGGACCCTTCCGGGGCCGTACCAAGGCTGAACTGGCGAACGTCACCCCGGCCGACGCCCTGGCCCACCCCACCTGGGCCATGGGACCGGTCATCACCATCAACTCCGCGACCCTGGTCAACAAGGGGCTGGAAGTCATCGAGGCGCACCTCCTCTACGACATTCCCTTCGATCGCATTGAGGTGGTCGTGCACCCGCAGTCGTATGTCCACTCGATGGTTGAGTACACGGACGGATCGACACTGGCCCAGGCGACGCCCCCCGACATGCGGGGACCGATCGCCATCGGCCTCGGCTGGCCGGAGCGCGTCCCCGACGCGGCCCCGGCCTGCGACTGGACCAAGGCGTCGAGCTGGGAGTTCTTCCCGCTCGACAACGAGGCGTTCCCCTCGGTCGGACTCGCCCGGCACGTGGGCCGGCTCGCGGGCACGGCCCCGGCGGTGTTCAATGCGGCGAACGAGGAGTGCGTCGACGCGTTCCTGAACGGCACGCTGCCGTTCAATGGGATCATGGAGACCGTCACACGGGTGGTCGAGGAACACGGAACACCCCGATCGGGAACTTCCCTGACCGTCGCGGACGTCCTCGAAGCGGAGACCTGGGCGCGTGCCCGGGCCCGTGCACTGACGGCACAGACGACAACCGCGGAGGCTCGTGCATGA
- a CDS encoding M50 family metallopeptidase, with protein MTTLMMILGIVVFVVGLLISIAWHELGHLSTAKLFGIRVPQYMVGFGPTIWSRRKGDTEYGVKAVPLGGYIRMIGMFPPGPDGRIEARSTSPFRGMIEDARSAAFEELQPGDETRLFYTRKPWKRVIVMFAGPFMNLILAVAIFLGVMMTFGVQTQTTTVGKVSDCVIQQSENRSKCAASDEAAPAKAAGLKGGDKIVAFDGRAVDDWSALQSDIRSNPGKDVTITVDRDGRRIDLKTHLIKNQVSKTDGNGGYVEGKYVYAGFLGFTPASGIVQQSFGQSVDRMGDMMQNGVESLVSLPGKIPDLWNAAFGDGPRKADSPMGVVGAARIGGDVFTLDIPASQQVAMMLLLVAGFNLSLFLFNMLPLLPLDGGHIAGALWESLRRNAAKVLKRPDPGPFDVAKLMPVAYVVAGIFVCFTLLVLIADVVNPVKIS; from the coding sequence ATGACGACCCTGATGATGATCCTCGGCATAGTCGTCTTCGTGGTCGGCCTGCTCATCTCGATCGCCTGGCACGAGCTGGGACATCTGTCGACGGCCAAACTCTTCGGCATCCGTGTGCCGCAGTACATGGTCGGCTTCGGACCGACCATCTGGTCGCGGAGGAAGGGTGACACGGAGTACGGGGTGAAGGCGGTCCCGCTCGGTGGCTACATCCGCATGATCGGGATGTTCCCGCCGGGCCCCGACGGCCGGATCGAGGCACGCTCGACCTCCCCCTTCCGGGGCATGATCGAGGACGCCAGGTCCGCCGCCTTCGAAGAGCTCCAACCCGGTGACGAGACCCGCCTCTTCTACACGCGCAAGCCGTGGAAGCGCGTGATCGTGATGTTCGCGGGCCCGTTCATGAACCTGATCCTGGCCGTCGCGATCTTCCTCGGCGTGATGATGACGTTCGGCGTGCAGACCCAGACCACCACGGTCGGCAAGGTCTCGGACTGTGTCATCCAGCAGAGCGAGAACCGCTCGAAGTGCGCGGCGAGCGATGAGGCCGCGCCCGCCAAGGCCGCCGGGCTCAAGGGCGGCGACAAGATCGTCGCGTTCGACGGCAGGGCGGTCGACGACTGGTCGGCCCTGCAGTCCGACATCCGTTCCAACCCCGGCAAGGACGTCACCATCACGGTCGACCGCGACGGCCGGCGGATCGACCTCAAGACCCACCTGATCAAGAACCAGGTCAGCAAGACCGACGGAAACGGCGGCTACGTCGAGGGCAAGTACGTGTACGCCGGCTTCCTCGGCTTCACCCCCGCCTCCGGCATCGTCCAGCAGTCGTTCGGACAGTCCGTGGACCGCATGGGCGACATGATGCAGAACGGCGTCGAGTCGCTGGTCTCGCTGCCCGGCAAGATCCCCGACCTGTGGAACGCGGCCTTCGGCGACGGCCCGCGCAAGGCGGACTCCCCGATGGGCGTGGTCGGCGCGGCCCGGATCGGCGGGGACGTCTTCACCCTCGACATCCCGGCCTCCCAGCAGGTCGCGATGATGCTGTTGCTGGTCGCGGGCTTCAACCTGTCCCTCTTCCTGTTCAACATGCTCCCGCTGCTCCCGCTCGACGGCGGGCACATCGCGGGCGCGCTGTGGGAGTCGCTGCGGCGCAACGCGGCGAAGGTGCTCAAGCGGCCCGACCCGGGTCCGTTCGACGTCGCGAAGCTGATGCCGGTGGCCTACGTGGTGGCCGGGATCTTCGTCTGCTTCACGCTCCTCGTGCTGATCGCGGACGTGGTCAACCCGGTGAAAATCTCCTAG